One part of the Pieris napi chromosome 4, ilPieNapi1.2, whole genome shotgun sequence genome encodes these proteins:
- the LOC125048726 gene encoding protein real-time isoform X2, whose product MVQEYVSSVRVHKYPFEMVMAAYERRFPNCPQIPVVLECVITDDSWTADDAQRHTTRRCQLNVEAPYILKKMIGVDHVYFIQKNHLDLKSRILDIEATNETFASRVSVVEKCRYYVHPENTNWTCFEQSALLDVKNFFGLESTVEKIAMKQYASNIAKGKELIEEFMKEVYNDGVKELKPWTSSDPSLNRELRRVVSRDTEPLSPRPAAETKKHSLPDQYSLDSEYIKRYLGELTPIQESRLLQLRKWIADLQKGKVPSDTTLLRFLRARDFNVEKAREMLSQSLLWRKKHQVDKILSEYETPDVVKQYFPGGWHHHDKDGRPLYVLRLGQMDVKGLLKSIGEDGLLKLTLHVCEEGLKLLEEATRSSEHAVHSWCLLVDLDGLNMRHLWRPGVRALLRIIQIVEANYPETMGRVLIVRAPRVFPILWTIVSTFIDENTRSKFLFYGGKDYLQAGGLLDYIPKEYIPDFLGGPCKSFVHEGGLVPKSLYASGAFTERDGDPLSEDSIYRSVSLAKGQVHEMIVVNRDPQSVLTWDFDVLRHDISFTVFRTDCELEQPDQTDHAAVCVGGAAIEEGKSLLEARGWREGEHYHRVEPALICHDGESIQGSHVMSESGSYLLQWRCELLDSSRAAQLMYFHEILASHHYKGSMSSLQSATSGFSCLSNKSGSSCPSR is encoded by the exons GCATACGAAAGACGGTTTCCGAACTGCCCTCAGATACCAGTGGTCTTGGAGTGCGTCATCACAGATGATAGCTGGACGGCTGATGATGCGCAGCGTCACACTACCAGACGCTGTCAGCTTAACGTAGAAGCACCTTATATTCTGAAAAAG ATGATAGGTGTGGACCACGTATACTTCATCCAGAAGAATCATCTGGACCTCAAGAGTCGTATTCTGGATATTGAAGCCACAAATGAGACTTTCGCATCGAGGGTGTCTGTTGTCGAGAAATGTCGTTACTAT gtTCATCCCGAGAACACGAACTGGACATGTTTCGAGCAGAGCGCGCTCCTCGATGTGAAGAATTTCTTCGGTCTAGAGAGCACTGTGGAGAAGATAGCTATGAAACAGTACGCCTCCAACATTGCAAAAG GCAAGGAGCTAATTGAAGagttcatgaaagaagtctaTAACGATGGCGTGAAGGAGCTCAAACCCTGGACATCATCTGACCCCTCACTCAACCGGGAGCTCCGTCGCGTGGTGTCCCGTGACACGGAGCCATTATCCCCACGACCCGCTGCTGAAACCAAGAAACATTCTTTACCAG ACCAATACTCGCTGGACAGTGAGTATATAAAGCGATATCTGGGAGAGCTAACTCCGATCCAGGAATCCAGGCTTCTGCAGCTAAGAAAGTGGATAGCTGATCTGCAGAAAGGCAAG GTTCCAAGCGATACGACACTTCTTCGTTTCCTCCGCGCGAGAGATTTCAACGTCGAAAAGGCGAGAGAGATGCTCTCCCAGTCTCTCCTATGGCGGAAGAAACACCAAGTGGACAAGATCCTGTCGGAGTACGAGACTCCTGATGTCGTCAAACAGTATTTCCCTGGGGGCTGGCATCACCACGATAAAG ACGGCCGACCCCTATACGTGCTTCGTCTGGGGCAGATGGATGTTAAGGGACTGCTCAAGTCAATTGGAGAGGATGGCCTTCTTAAGTTG ACTCTTCACGTATGTGAAGAAGGCTTGAAATTACTAGAAGAAGCAACTCGATCATCAGAGCACGCTGTCCATTCCTGGTGCCTCTTGGTAGACCTTGACGGTTTGAACATGAGGCATCTATGGAGACCAGGCGTCAGGGCTCTGCTACGAATTATCCAGATAGTGGAAGCCAACTACCCCGAGACCATGGGCAGAGTTCTCATCGTCAGAGCTCCTAGAGTCTTCCCGATATTGTGGACTATTGTGAGCACGTTTATcg atgaAAACACCCGCAGTAAGTTCTTGTTCTACGGTGGCAAGGATTATTTACAAGCTGGAGGGTTACTCGACTATATACCCAAAGAATACATCCCAGACTTCCTCGGCGGGCCCTGCAAG AGTTTTGTCCACGAGGGCGGGCTGGTACCGAAGAGTTTGTACGCGAGCGGCGCCTTCACTGAAAGAGATGGGGATCCTCTCTCCGAAGATAGTATATATAGATCAGTCAGCCTGGCCAAAGGACAG GTTCACGAAATGATAGTGGTGAATCGTGACCCTCAGAGTGTACTGACGTGGGACTTTGACGTGCTCCGTCACGATATATCTTTCACCGTATTTCGGACTGACTGCGAGCTGGAGCAGCCTGACCAGACCGATCACGCTGctg TTTGCGTGGGAGGGGCGGCCATAGAGGAGGGTAAATCTTTGTTGGAGGCGCGAGGGTGGCGAGAGGGAGAACATTACCATCGCGTGGAACCTGCCCTTATTTGCCACGACGGGGAAAGCATACAG GGCTCCCACGTGATGTCCGAAAGCGGCAGTTATCTGCTGCAGTGGCGCTGTGAGCTGCTCGACTCCTCTCGTGCAGCCCAGCTCATGTACTTCCACGAGATCCTTGCCAGCCATCACTACAA AGGTTCAATGTCGAGCCTCCAATCGGCCACGAGCGGATTCTCCTGCTTGAGCAACAAGTCGGGTAGCTCCTGCCCGTCGCGGTGA
- the LOC125048726 gene encoding protein real-time isoform X1 translates to MVQEYVSSVRVHKYPFEMVMAAYERRFPNCPQIPVVLECVITDDSWTADDAQRHTTRRCQLNVEAPYILKKMIGVDHVYFIQKNHLDLKSRILDIEATNETFASRVSVVEKCRYYVHPENTNWTCFEQSALLDVKNFFGLESTVEKIAMKQYASNIAKGKELIEEFMKEVYNDGVKELKPWTSSDPSLNRELRRVVSRDTEPLSPRPAAETKKHSLPDQYSLDSEYIKRYLGELTPIQESRLLQLRKWIADLQKGKVPSDTTLLRFLRARDFNVEKAREMLSQSLLWRKKHQVDKILSEYETPDVVKQYFPGGWHHHDKDGRPLYVLRLGQMDVKGLLKSIGEDGLLKLTLHVCEEGLKLLEEATRSSEHAVHSWCLLVDLDGLNMRHLWRPGVRALLRIIQIVEANYPETMGRVLIVRAPRVFPILWTIVSTFIDENTRSKFLFYGGKDYLQAGGLLDYIPKEYIPDFLGGPCKSFVHEGGLVPKSLYASGAFTERDGDPLSEDSIYRSVSLAKGQVHEMIVVNRDPQSVLTWDFDVLRHDISFTVFRTDCELEQPDQTDHAAAVCVGGAAIEEGKSLLEARGWREGEHYHRVEPALICHDGESIQGSHVMSESGSYLLQWRCELLDSSRAAQLMYFHEILASHHYKGSMSSLQSATSGFSCLSNKSGSSCPSR, encoded by the exons GCATACGAAAGACGGTTTCCGAACTGCCCTCAGATACCAGTGGTCTTGGAGTGCGTCATCACAGATGATAGCTGGACGGCTGATGATGCGCAGCGTCACACTACCAGACGCTGTCAGCTTAACGTAGAAGCACCTTATATTCTGAAAAAG ATGATAGGTGTGGACCACGTATACTTCATCCAGAAGAATCATCTGGACCTCAAGAGTCGTATTCTGGATATTGAAGCCACAAATGAGACTTTCGCATCGAGGGTGTCTGTTGTCGAGAAATGTCGTTACTAT gtTCATCCCGAGAACACGAACTGGACATGTTTCGAGCAGAGCGCGCTCCTCGATGTGAAGAATTTCTTCGGTCTAGAGAGCACTGTGGAGAAGATAGCTATGAAACAGTACGCCTCCAACATTGCAAAAG GCAAGGAGCTAATTGAAGagttcatgaaagaagtctaTAACGATGGCGTGAAGGAGCTCAAACCCTGGACATCATCTGACCCCTCACTCAACCGGGAGCTCCGTCGCGTGGTGTCCCGTGACACGGAGCCATTATCCCCACGACCCGCTGCTGAAACCAAGAAACATTCTTTACCAG ACCAATACTCGCTGGACAGTGAGTATATAAAGCGATATCTGGGAGAGCTAACTCCGATCCAGGAATCCAGGCTTCTGCAGCTAAGAAAGTGGATAGCTGATCTGCAGAAAGGCAAG GTTCCAAGCGATACGACACTTCTTCGTTTCCTCCGCGCGAGAGATTTCAACGTCGAAAAGGCGAGAGAGATGCTCTCCCAGTCTCTCCTATGGCGGAAGAAACACCAAGTGGACAAGATCCTGTCGGAGTACGAGACTCCTGATGTCGTCAAACAGTATTTCCCTGGGGGCTGGCATCACCACGATAAAG ACGGCCGACCCCTATACGTGCTTCGTCTGGGGCAGATGGATGTTAAGGGACTGCTCAAGTCAATTGGAGAGGATGGCCTTCTTAAGTTG ACTCTTCACGTATGTGAAGAAGGCTTGAAATTACTAGAAGAAGCAACTCGATCATCAGAGCACGCTGTCCATTCCTGGTGCCTCTTGGTAGACCTTGACGGTTTGAACATGAGGCATCTATGGAGACCAGGCGTCAGGGCTCTGCTACGAATTATCCAGATAGTGGAAGCCAACTACCCCGAGACCATGGGCAGAGTTCTCATCGTCAGAGCTCCTAGAGTCTTCCCGATATTGTGGACTATTGTGAGCACGTTTATcg atgaAAACACCCGCAGTAAGTTCTTGTTCTACGGTGGCAAGGATTATTTACAAGCTGGAGGGTTACTCGACTATATACCCAAAGAATACATCCCAGACTTCCTCGGCGGGCCCTGCAAG AGTTTTGTCCACGAGGGCGGGCTGGTACCGAAGAGTTTGTACGCGAGCGGCGCCTTCACTGAAAGAGATGGGGATCCTCTCTCCGAAGATAGTATATATAGATCAGTCAGCCTGGCCAAAGGACAG GTTCACGAAATGATAGTGGTGAATCGTGACCCTCAGAGTGTACTGACGTGGGACTTTGACGTGCTCCGTCACGATATATCTTTCACCGTATTTCGGACTGACTGCGAGCTGGAGCAGCCTGACCAGACCGATCACGCTGctg cAGTTTGCGTGGGAGGGGCGGCCATAGAGGAGGGTAAATCTTTGTTGGAGGCGCGAGGGTGGCGAGAGGGAGAACATTACCATCGCGTGGAACCTGCCCTTATTTGCCACGACGGGGAAAGCATACAG GGCTCCCACGTGATGTCCGAAAGCGGCAGTTATCTGCTGCAGTGGCGCTGTGAGCTGCTCGACTCCTCTCGTGCAGCCCAGCTCATGTACTTCCACGAGATCCTTGCCAGCCATCACTACAA AGGTTCAATGTCGAGCCTCCAATCGGCCACGAGCGGATTCTCCTGCTTGAGCAACAAGTCGGGTAGCTCCTGCCCGTCGCGGTGA